TGATCTGTTTGAATGGCGGAGcttcacattttttttgttacactGAGAGCAAAACCTAGACTAATTCTTTAGCTGTTGACGAGTGGTCAGGGGCCCGGTTCGGCCACGTTGGCATTGTACCGGGTCTCAGGTGGGGCTCTGATCGGCCCGCTGTGGCACAGAGACGGCATCTCTTTGAGCTACAGAACCCCCTGCGTGGCCCTTCACTTGATGGCGTCCGTTGGTGGAAAGATGGGGGAGAAAAAGCGTGCTCGGTGGCTCAGAGTGCCGGCGGACGCGGCGTTCACACCCCGGGTGGAGCCGGCGGCCTGGCGGTTGCTGCCTGTGAGTCTGCTGAGAGCCCAGCGCTGGTTTCAAATGACACTGTCTGGTTTCTGTTGCCATGGCGATGTTTCCTCCTTCCTGTTTATGAGCGGACTGGTAATTTGAGTCAAGGTTATATTGCTCCTGCTAGACTGTGCTGGAACAGAGAGTGAAATGGAGAGATAgcagaacagacacagacacacacacttgtatCTACTTCCTGTGTACtaatgcgcacacacacatgcatagaCACTTAatataaaaactgcatacacaTGCAAAGTGACACATGGATGCCAGTGACCACACATGCAAGCACATGTACTGGTGTCTATGTGCATAAACCACACTGCATCATGCCCCTTTCCACTGGGGGGCGTGACCCGCCACGGTATGGCAGCAGGACCCCGGTCACAGCAGTGGTCCGAGCCCGTGTCTCATGGTCCGTCTCCCGGATGCAGTTTATTTATACCGACCTACTTACAGACCGTCTCTGTCATGGAGAGAAGGTAGCTGCCTGGGACCCTTCTGGATGCCGCCTCCCACCCCATGACAATGATTATACTTGTGCTTCTGGGTATATTTCAGTGGTAATACCCAAAACTCGCCATTGGCTCCATCGGGACATTTCCTGGTGTTTCCCTTTGCTCAACAAAAGACTTTTGGTTGTGAGATTTGCTTTGTCTGTGCCTGGTTCATGGCTCTTGACCCGACTGTGTTGGCATTCAGGGTTAGTGTGTTCAGTATGTGGCAGGAAGCGGTGCTGTAATGTAGCGCCATGTGACGTAAGGCCATGTGTCTCTGCTCCAGGCCAATGGAAAGGGCTCTCTGTGGTGTGTGGACCCGGAGTACCGACCCAACCTGATCCAGGCCCTGAAGAAGCAGCACTTCCCTGCCGCGCACGCCTTCTGCACGCCGCCGGCCTCGCCACCCAGGTGGGTGTCCTTacctaaaccccccccccccccccccgggactgCCTTCAAACCTGAAGCTCTGCTCTTGCGGCTCTGGCTATACTGGCAGTAGGTGGTGATTGATGTACCCTTTCTCATTCATTGGACCCCCTCTGCCCCCTGCAGCGCCTCCTCCCCCCCACGTCACCTCGTCCTACCGGACCAGAGCAGCTCTCTGAAAGGTGAGTGCCTCTCTCCCGGCTCCCATGCCCCCTCCTCCCACGGAGAGTGGCTCCGCATCCGCGGTGTTTACAGAGACCTGTGCTGCACCCTCGGCTGGATACAGGCCGGCTTCTTGGCCCCCTGTCGGCTGTTTATGCTCCAGTATCACTCATAGCTCCATCTTCCACCACCATCTGTACATCAGAGCCCCTCCTGAGAGGTGGGGAGGCGTGAGGCCGttcggtctgtgtgtgtgtctgtctgagtgcgtgtttctctgtctctctggctTGGCTGTCTTCCGTAACCTTGACTACGGAGATTTTGCCACCGCGGTAACTGGGCAGGAAGCTCTGGCCCCCGTCTCATTGGGGATGAATAATTCAGGTCCCCTGACTCTGAGTGCAGGACGGGAATGGGATGCGCGACCCCTGcccttcccaccccccccaacccacctcgCCCTACTTCCTGTCCCTCGAAGGAGGCCGGCCGCATCAAACTGACTcctgtgtgcatgttctctcctTTTGCAGAGTCTGACATTGACGCCGCTACGGCCATGATGCTGTTAAACTCCACTCCCGGGCAGCGCGCCGACCCATGTAagaaacgcccccccccccagaagccCCCCACCCTGCACTCTGCCTCTCTTCCATTTTATACTGTTCTTCTTTGGCTGtacccagcccccaacccccccccccccccaacactccaGAAGTATGGATTAGTGCGGTTTTTACTGCCAGTCATTTGTTATTAGGAGGGGTgtctgtggccccgcccctgatTCTCCCTCCTCCGCCCTGATTGGCCAGGGTCCTTTAAAACCAGGTACACTTATTAACTTATTAATCTCTCACAAAGGAATTTGAGGGTAGCATTATACCCATGGGCCGGCCTTCATTTGCATATCATCTGACCGGCCCGTAACCATGACAACATCCATTACAACGTTGCATTCTCGCTCAGGCCATCTCCATCCATGCGGATGCGCAGTGATGTAGGTGGCAGCTGCTGTGGTGCTCCGCGGAGACGTCGCCACGGGACCCGAGAGCCTCGTTTGTCGCATTGAGACTTACGCCGCCGCAGCCCCCCGAGGGCAGTTTGTCGGGGATCTTGCTCTTGTTCTGGCAGGGCTTCcggtccccacccccccacccccccaccccccggtgTTGTGAGCTGTATAGTCAGGGGAAAAAAGTCTTGCTCGCATCCCCGTATCAGCCTACCCACATTTctaacagaaccccccccccccaccccaaaacgGCCCCACTGTTAGCTGtctatctccccccccccaccccttacaGCCTCCCAATTATCCCAATCAAATTAGACACTTAGGACTAGCGCCTGCAGATCAATTTTGCCGATGTTGTTGCTGCCATTAATTGCACTCGTTATGCATCATAATTAATCCTAATTGTTGTTATTTTCATAAGCTAGTTAGTCCCGCATTGGTGTGACGGTGGGGACACTTagcctgaaccccccccccctctctctctctctctcaggcgATCCTGACAGTCCGATGGACCTGTCCCGACCTGACTCTGTGCTGGTCAGCAGCGACCCGAAGCAAGACCACAACTACAGCAGCGTTCCCCTGCCGCGCTGCCCCTCCCGCTCAagctcctcctcactgtcttCTGTGGATGAGGGTGGGGGAGGCGACGCCCCCCCACAGGCACGCCGGGCCGGGAGCGAGGGCTTCCACAGTGACGAGGACTCCGACCCACCGGACGATGCTGGGGGCGCCCGTGTCTGGCCTGGCCGCGCCAAGCTTCCGGGTCCGCGTCGCTCGGCCGCCACCAGGGCCCCCCCCGGGAAGAAAGCGCGGCGTGATGTCAGAGCTGAGGTGGACGAGGAGCTTAAGGAGGCGGCAGGGTCGCTGCTGCACCTGGCTGGGATCCGTACCTGCATGGAGGGCTCCAAACACAGTGCCAAGAGTAAAAAACTCAACCGGAAATGAGGCACCCTGACCCCCCTGTAACCTTTGAACCCTGACCCTGCTGTGtccctctcccctctctctcttcagTTCGGTGAATCAtcgttttctttattttcagattttgtaagaaaaaactgaaaaaggagaaaaaaaaatgaatgtgggaatactccccccccccccccagcccccctcccccaccacaaaTACGCAAGGCAATATTACCATCCACTGCGGATTATGAAGCCATATTAAGACTtttaccgggggggggggaccaagaAGAGACACCTAGTTGATAGATAAACCGCCAACTCTGAACCGTCACGCCAATTGGAGCAATTccgtctttttttgttttttagaaGAATCGGCCCCCAAAGGTGTTCGAAGACTCGAACCATTGCATGCTTCCAGTTCATATTGGGAAAATATTTAGGAGAATGAGTGCATGTATATAACCAACAAGCTGACCAACAAGCTGACCCTAGCTTAAGCTGGATTCTTCTGCCATTCAGAtacaaaaaaaagtcaaaacaaaaacaaggaaaaTTACTTTGAAAAAGAGGAAGAGGTTGCCGCCGGTATTTTCTGAATCGAGGACATTGGTCTAGAGTTACCACACAAAGAGAAATGCAATAATTATTCCAAATCCTTTAATTgttgtattttcttttctttaatgCCTACATTTGTCAACTTTTGTTTCTTGGCTTGGAAGGTCATCTTGAATTCCGAGGCATCGGGATCCTGCCATTGAATAAGTGTCTGGGATTTTGAATTGTGATGTTGGAAGGGGGGGTCTCCAAATGGCCATCCCAAACCCTGCACCCCTGCCATGTGTACACCCCCtgctccctctccccccccccccccatgccgtCTTTGGTGTCACCATATTGATTATTTCTCCTGCCTCCCTAGTATCATCTGCAAAAGTTGAAGCCGATATTTGCAGCCGAACGGGCCGGCCTGTCGTTCTGGGCTGAGCCGCTAGGCGGGCCGACGTCCGTTGGCTGTGCGAGTGCAGGGATCCTGTCCTGGGGTCGGGTGGTTTACTGCCGGGACTTGTATTTAATTCTCCCTGCTCTAGATAACATGTGAAACAGGAAACCgctggagaggaagaggaaggcaCTTCCAGAAGTTGATATAGCAGTGCCATTACACTTTGTAAGCTTCTGTGTGCTGGTGAAGATTCATGTCACTGAGGGCTGTAGCTGTCATTGGCTGATACAGATATGCAaatgatcagcccccccccccccccccacttctgtTGTTCACATAGGGAAATGACACTATGGGAGTGGCAGGTCATCTGTGCTTCTCCCAGTCAAATTCTCCCCCCATTTCAAAGCACCCTGTGTGCTGCTTGACTTTCCAGCTCCTGGGCTCCTGCAATTTATGTGCTCATTATATTCAAATGTCAAAACAGGAAAAACTTTAAACAACCTAAAAGGAAGAAGAAAATCAACAACAAAGGCTCAATCCAATCCAAACATGTATGGggggccggggaggggggggctaaCTGAATCAGACCAGAGAGACCTGCTGTCCCCCCCTGCAGCCTGACCATGGGGGGCATCCACTGTGTCACCGGCCCCTTGGAGTTTTTCCCATGATTGACAGGAAATGAGGGGGTTGGGTCGGGTCATGTATGGAGCTGGAGAGCCAATGGCGGGCTGCGCGGAAACGGCGCCTGGAATCTGGCCTCGTCCCCCTGGCCAGCGCTGTCCCCCGGTGCGATTTCTGCCCTGCCCTTGTTGcacattttcccttttttggAGCAGccagctctttttttttttttggggtggggtggggggggttgcattTTCTGGGTTTCTGTGTGCCATAGGTTGCCAGCCACAGTATTAGCTTGTGAGGCAGACTCCTGCTTGTTCATGGGAGGGCTTTGAGATACCGGAGCGGTTTGCCGTAGTGACAGCCAGTAGCTGCCTAATAAGGAGTGCAGGTGCCCCAGGGGACTGGAGTtactgtccagcagggggcgctaccAATTAGTGGCTGGTTGTTCATCCGGACCCCCTGaaattaggtttttttttccccctcattcCCAATAATGACTTGAACTTCACAATTAGGAGACAAAGTTAAATGTCTCCACCAGGTCCTGCTGTTTTACAGAACTTCACTGCCTCTGCTCTAAAGGTATGACCACCCCCTCAGGCTCACCATATCCACTGCTCTTCTTGGGGAGGGGATGCTTTGTGCTGatgtgggggtggtggtggtgggggggtggtttatGTCACCGATTGGGTGCGCTGGCCTCATCCGGTCAGCTGACATTGAGGTTTGACCTTTTGACCTCGCCATCTTTTCACTGCCATAAACTGCCACCTTCGTGTTGGGTGAGCATGTGCTTGAAACGTTCATGCTGTTCTCCATCATTTTTGCCTGATATTCATTGTTATTCATCTGCATCAGGTCTTTGTCTTTCTTCTTTTCCTTATGATTGCCAAACTCCTAGGGTCTGTCTAGCAGATAGGGATAAATTTATTAATTAACAGATTGATTGGGGGAGGGGAAAATAAGCAGGAATCACTGTTCTTCCACTGACAGACAGATGTCTGGGAGATCCTCCCTGTTAAAATGTGGTACTGCCTGGAATGTATTAGTTATTAATTGAGTTGCCACAACACGTGATATTTACATAAACCATAACTGCCCTTCACCGTGACGGACATCGCAGCCGCAGCTAGGAGAGACGACAAGCAGGGCGTCAAACACGAGCTGCTAGTGACGGCCGCTGGGATGTAAGCACACTGATGTACACGGGAATGCAGGtttacagtgggggggggggggatagtggTCAGATGCTGCCCTTGTCACCCCTCCTGGTTATGCCGATTGTGGGCAAAATTCACTGCCGGAAATTCCCGACGGCGCTACCTGTGAAGGCGGCGATGTGGCGGGTCTGTCAGAGCTTGTAGGGGCCCTGGAACAGGCCATTATTAAGATGGTCTGGGCAACAGGATTCCGTGAGCGGGTGCGTGTGCGTTTGTCAGCGGGTAGGTGGGAATAATCACCGGCGTGCCCACAGCGAAGGAAGCTCTCGAGTGTGAGACTCATGTCATCGACtgtgtctttgactgtcttcACCTGGTAATATGTTCAGGCTAGTTTAGTTaaataaggttttttttttttttttttttgagaactCTTACTAGATAATGATGATTCAGtttcaaaattattattattattattattattattattattattattatggcaATTTTTGTCATGTTTAACTAACTAAAGCTGCCAGTCCAGTATCAGTTTGTGTCAGTTGTCTGCCATGTCTGTTAGACAGACAAACCTTTGGTTTTTGTACGCTAACCTctgttaataaaatgtttataaagTTTATTTTCGCCAAAGATATGCAATTGCATTATATATGGTATTACCGAATAAAAAAATTCTTGTTTTACCATGGTTGTGTAAAAGACTGTTGTTTTATGTTGCTGAACTTTTAAAGGGGACATTAGTGTGTTTGTGACTGTATGTGCTGTGGGTTGATTACGGTTATTTTGTTCCTTTGATGTAACAAGGGTAGAGTaatgcattatttaaaatggaaGTCTGAGGAAGCCTGGAAAGGAaccttttgtttgttgttgAGCAACATTGCCACCTGCTGTGTGGAGGCCAGAATGTTGAAAACTGCAAACTGCCTTTTGAATCTTTTCTTCAGTGGCAAGAATTACTGTCTCTGAATGGTCACATGATGGGAGTCGCCTCCCCCATACCCGCATTATGTGATTTACTTGTCTCTGTGTTTAATATGCAAAAGGGAGAGAACACACTTTCCTTTTTTAAAGGCATAGTAATtgcttattttacattttcatgtaGGCAAACTGATTAGATGGAATCATATAGGTACGGATTAAAGGCGCTGCAGTTGGCTTTGCAGCCCCTGCTCTCCTCCGATTTCGATGCCGTTCACCTGTAGGGGTTTGCTCTAAATCTGTTCCTGCTATTTTTATACCTTATTTCTTGCCTGCTGAGGGTGAGCCTCCAGCCAGCCAGCAAGTCCAGAAACAGCTCTGCTCTCTACTCTCCTGCAAATGGCCTTTAGCGGGTCTGATACCCAGGTCAAGCATCTGGCATCCCTGCGTGGAGCCCCAGTGATATGGAAGTCAGACCCAGAGCTGCCTGGGCCGCCGCTCGCACCCTCCTCCACTACTTGTCCCGCTTCAAAAAGGGGTCAGAATTTGCAGGGCAGAGCAACTGTACAAGCAGGCGTCAGTTTCCGCTGCCCTTAAACCTTGCAAAGGATGCTACTCTCCTTGATGCACAATAAGAGCTGAAAGAGGATGTTTTATTAATGTGCTGTGTTTTAAAGGCAGAGAGCCAGCAGAAGGCCCTTTCAGAGGGAGGCGTGGGACTTGGGGAGTAGCATGCCCCGGGACTCTCTCCTGCTTTGTCTGACTTGGGCTCTTCTGAGTGTTCCCCTCACACAGAACCCCCCTTAACATGCCGCTGCTGCCTCCTTGTTTGTAAATTAATCAAGAGGACGACTCCAACACAAAGCGACACCCGGACAGAGGTTGCTTGGTAACGCCCCGAATCCGTTCTCCTGACCTCGATTGTTCAGTCGAATCCCCTGGCATCTCATCTGCCTTGTCAGACAGCCGGGCCCCATTCTCCCTGGCGAACGCCTCAGTGCTGCTGGAAACCAGAACACCCCTTCCCCCCAAGCTCCCGCCGCCCTGGCAACAGCACCAAGCCAACAGTTGCTAAGCGACCAGACGGCGCAAGGGCCCCTGGCAGTGAGGTGGTTtgagtttgtctgtgtgtatgtgtgtgtgtgtgaacatggGAAGGGGAGACAGTTTGTAAGagaatatataatatatgtgtgtgtgtgtgtgtgtgtgtgctgataTGTGTAGGACAGACATCATGTGTGTCTGCTAGCTGGAGAAATCATGACTCTAACAATATACTGCATGTCCTTTTTATGACTTAATTCCTAGGAACAATCAGTCAGGGAGCATAGATATAATTAGACTACTAGACAGGCTGATGTGTGAAATTACAATGAGCTCAGAGGATATATGATTGACTAGTGCTGGACCCACTATCCTATTTAAAATTCATATTTACCCCTGCAACTTTCTTATCCCTGCACTTCCTTGTGAAATTTAGGTGGTTGATAAATTTCTGTTTAATGCAAGTGATCCCATATCATTTTAACTGAGTTGTATCAAAGTGTTTACTTTTTTAGGGGACAAACACCATCTCACCTCGATCAGAAGATACAGCAGCCTCCCTTCAAATTCAATTACCTCTGTTCAATAAACATTTAACATTCTTTATATAGCAGTAGAGATACCAGTATGGTTTGAACTACGCAAGCCCGATGCTGATTTAGGGATAAGCGGCTGAAAGATGGACGGAATCAGAAAACGATTATATGTAGTTTACTCATCCAAACATTGGAGGGCGACATAACATTAGCGTTTCACTACGAATGACGTTTGAAGACTCGCCCCCGCGCTGGTTGTTTTGATGGGCTTCGGAGCGACTAACCGGAAGCGCCTGGATCCGGGCAGGATGCCGCATCGGCCCGGTGTCTCTTAACCCCAATCTGATCTGCTACGCCGCCGGACGCCTCTCCCCTCCGTGTCCACATGCCCTGTGCTTCGGCGCGGTCTCGTTAGGCACCGCTTCGCGGCTTTTGACAGAAACTGGTAACGGGTGACGGTATAATTTTTGCACACCGCTGACTCGGCTGGTGTGTTATCCTCCCGTCTGGCATCGGCGCTGCCTATTTCCATTCAGATCGCAGGCCGCCGTTCTCGATCAGGATGTCCGCGTAATTAGCGAAATGCATCGGGCACGTCGGCTGCAGTGATCGCGCCTGACAGCGGTACCAGGGTGGGTAGCAGCTGATTGGGACAGATTCACCCTCATACGGGCTCGGGCGCCTTTAGCCAGGGTGTTTCTGCTGACTGAGGAACCATGGCTTCCGACTTGCAAGCGAAATACAGCAAGCTGGCCCAGGAGTATTCAAAGGTAAGGAGATGCTGGGGGCTGTTAAACGGGATTGTGTCCTCTGCTGGAACTGCTGGATTCACCCCAAGCCATGCGGTCTTAAGGCGGATTAGGGGTGGACAGTGATTAGGAGCCGAGGCGGTAATTATTCCCAATGAGAGCAGGCACGCCGAGCAAAATAAAAGCAACAGATGGAAATTTTGAT
The nucleotide sequence above comes from Paramormyrops kingsleyae isolate MSU_618 chromosome 3, PKINGS_0.4, whole genome shotgun sequence. Encoded proteins:
- the foxn2a gene encoding forkhead box protein N2 isoform X3; the protein is MGPIIGMSPDKKAETPGVREERAGLRGTCGAGTLPEAESAASPLATSLDRVGGVEGGAEDEELTNLNWLHENLLQNFTLGGSEAQPSGSPLFDIEGDGLPHALSSMSSSSSTSPSSSSLLAGRAGEKDSLKSKPPLSFSLLIYMAIEQSPSKSLPVKDIYGWILEHFPYFSSAPTGWKNSVRHNLSLNKCFRKVERSLGKANGKGSLWCVDPEYRPNLIQALKKQHFPAAHAFCTPPASPPSASSPPRHLVLPDQSSSLKESDIDAATAMMLLNSTPGQRADPCDPDSPMDLSRPDSVLVSSDPKQDHNYSSVPLPRCPSRSSSSSLSSVDEGGGGDAPPQARRAGSEGFHSDEDSDPPDDAGGARVWPGRAKLPGPRRSAATRAPPGKKARRDVRAEVDEELKEAAGSLLHLAGIRTCMEGSKHSAKSKKLNRK
- the foxn2a gene encoding forkhead box protein N2 isoform X2; this encodes MKQSCGTDSPGLMGPIIGMSPDKKAETPGVREERAGLRGTCGAGTLPEAESAASPLATSLDRVGGVEGGAEDEELTNLNWLHENLLQNFTLGGSEAQPSGSPLFDIEGDGLPHALSSMSSSSSTSPSSSSLLAGRAGEKDSLKSKPPLSFSLLIYMAIEQSPSKSLPVKDIYGWILEHFPYFSSAPTGWKNSVRHNLSLNKCFRKVERSLGKANGKGSLWCVDPEYRPNLIQALKKQHFPAAHAFCTPPASPPSASSPPRHLVLPDQSSSLKESDIDAATAMMLLNSTPGQRADPCDPDSPMDLSRPDSVLVSSDPKQDHNYSSVPLPRCPSRSSSSSLSSVDEGGGGDAPPQARRAGSEGFHSDEDSDPPDDAGGARVWPGRAKLPGPRRSAATRAPPGKKARRDVRAEVDEELKEAAGSLLHLAGIRTCMEGSKHSAKSKKLNRK
- the foxn2a gene encoding forkhead box protein N2 isoform X1, coding for MAPSKRRGSPGSWESGPWGSSRARDSPGLMGPIIGMSPDKKAETPGVREERAGLRGTCGAGTLPEAESAASPLATSLDRVGGVEGGAEDEELTNLNWLHENLLQNFTLGGSEAQPSGSPLFDIEGDGLPHALSSMSSSSSTSPSSSSLLAGRAGEKDSLKSKPPLSFSLLIYMAIEQSPSKSLPVKDIYGWILEHFPYFSSAPTGWKNSVRHNLSLNKCFRKVERSLGKANGKGSLWCVDPEYRPNLIQALKKQHFPAAHAFCTPPASPPSASSPPRHLVLPDQSSSLKESDIDAATAMMLLNSTPGQRADPCDPDSPMDLSRPDSVLVSSDPKQDHNYSSVPLPRCPSRSSSSSLSSVDEGGGGDAPPQARRAGSEGFHSDEDSDPPDDAGGARVWPGRAKLPGPRRSAATRAPPGKKARRDVRAEVDEELKEAAGSLLHLAGIRTCMEGSKHSAKSKKLNRK